A genomic window from Cydia amplana chromosome 3, ilCydAmpl1.1, whole genome shotgun sequence includes:
- the LOC134662634 gene encoding odorant receptor 4-like: MSFESVAFEMSLQKTNKILRMIGLQTDDKESNQTFMERLWSRKFYCFFNCMLYCELIGEVAWMINSIMERKFLEATNSAPCATLCFLGSAKTYYRIKYGHHINDFINSLRKLQSTQFKSSAQRSSTAFGEIRDMVRKLQLSINISTVVSVTGLVVFLISPLIIMAFTYYMSGKVELRLPFLVMYPFNEFDLRVYPFIYIRHVITGLFGLLTVVGPDCLYYTFCTFVQVQFRTIVTPNARIWNQNGYDKFHEKFRACISRHKKLIRCCNLIETLYSKSCLFNFMSSSLLLCLAGFNITAYKDLAMFGNFLSFLFLCMLQIYLICDYGDNIPRASMDVSSAVYNTLWYTVDVKTAKNLLVILIRSQKSCKLTAYMFAEMNLGAFTRILSTSWSYFALLKSVYNRGGEH, encoded by the exons ATGTCATTTGAATCAGTTGCGTTTGAAATGAGTttacaaaaaacaaataaaattttacgAATGATAGGATTGCAGACTGATGACAAAGAAAGTAACCAGACCTTCATGGAGAGACTATGGAGCCggaaattttattgttttttcaaTTGTATGTTATATTGTGAACTAATAGGAGAAGTAGCCTGGATGATCAATAGCATCATGGAACGAAAGTTCCTCGAAGCCACCAATTCCGCGCCTTGCGCTACTCTTTGCTTCCTGGGTAGCGCCAAAACTTACTACAGAATAAAGTACGGCCACCATATAAATGACTTTATTAATTCACTGCGTAAATTGCAGTCGACTCAATTTAAGTCCAGTGCTCAAAGAAGTTCCACGGCTTTCGGAGAAATACGTGATATGGTCCGCAAACTCCAACTGTCTATTAACATTTCAACCGTCGTAAGCGTAACTGGACTGGTTGTGTTCTTGATTAGCCCTCTTATTATAATGGCATTTACATACTATATGTCAGGAAAAGTAGAGTTGAGACTTCCATTTCTAGTTATGTACCCATTCAACGAGTTCGATCTGAGGGTTTATCCTTTCATATATATTCGTCATGTGATCACTG GCTTGTTTGGTCTCTTGACCGTGGTCGGCCCGGATTGCTTGTACTATACTTTTTGCACTTTTGTACAAGTTCAGTTCCGT ACAATTGTAACACCGAATGCGAGAATATGGAACCAAAATGGATATGACAAATTCCACGAGAAGTTTCGAGCTTGCATTAGTCGACACAAAAAACTTATAAG ATGCTGCAATTTAATTGAAACATTGTATTCCAAGTCGTGCCTGTTCAACTTCATGTCAAGCAGCCTGCTGCTCTGCCTGGCCGGGTTCAATATCACG GCTTATAAGGACTTGGCTATGTTTGGTAATTTTCTCAGTTTCCTGTTCCTATGTATGCTGCAAATATACCTGATATGCGATTACGGCGATAATATTCCTCGAGCT AGCATGGATGTGAGTAGTGCTGTCTATAACACTCTGTGGTATACCGTTGATGTAAAAACAGCGAAAAATTTACTCGTTATTCTAATCAG GTCACAAAAATCTTGCAAGCTGACTGCTTATATGTTTGCTGAAATGAATCTGGGAGCTTTTACACGG ATACTAAGCACATCTTGGTCTTACTTTGCCTTGTTGAAGTCGGTGTATAATAGAGGCGGTGAACATTGA